The following are from one region of the Bacillus methanolicus MGA3 genome:
- a CDS encoding arsenate reductase family protein yields the protein MALTFYWYPKCSTCRKAKKWLEEHKVAFNEVHIVENPPSRAELEEMMKKSGLELKKFFNTSGQKYRELGLKDRIKAASQDELLDLLASDGMLIKRPIVTDGNKVTVGFNEEEFEKMWLS from the coding sequence ATGGCATTAACTTTTTATTGGTATCCAAAATGCAGCACTTGCAGGAAGGCGAAAAAGTGGCTTGAAGAACATAAAGTTGCCTTTAATGAAGTACATATTGTGGAAAATCCTCCTTCACGTGCGGAATTAGAAGAAATGATGAAAAAAAGCGGGCTTGAATTGAAAAAGTTTTTTAATACAAGCGGCCAAAAGTATCGTGAATTAGGCTTAAAGGATAGAATAAAGGCAGCCTCACAAGACGAACTGCTTGATTTGTTAGCCTCTGATGGCATGTTAATCAAGCGTCCTATTGTAACTGACGGCAATAAAGTGACAGTTGGTTTTAATGAAGAGGAATTTGAGAAAATGTGGTTATCTTAA
- the gcvH gene encoding glycine cleavage system protein GcvH, which yields MNTPKELRYSEEHEWVKVEGDKVRVGITDFAQSELGDIVFVELPEVGAEVTANEPFGSVESVKTVSELYAPISGKVVEINEELNDNPEFVNESPYEKAWMIVIEPSDLSEVDNLMTAEQYEEMIKED from the coding sequence ATGAATACACCAAAAGAACTGCGTTATTCTGAAGAGCATGAGTGGGTAAAAGTAGAAGGGGATAAAGTGCGTGTTGGAATCACTGACTTTGCACAGTCTGAACTTGGGGACATTGTATTTGTTGAACTTCCTGAAGTTGGAGCTGAAGTGACAGCAAATGAGCCATTTGGAAGTGTTGAATCTGTTAAAACTGTATCTGAATTATATGCGCCGATTAGCGGCAAGGTTGTAGAAATAAATGAAGAATTGAATGACAACCCTGAATTTGTAAATGAATCTCCATATGAAAAAGCATGGATGATTGTAATCGAACCATCTGATCTAAGCGAAGTTGACAACTTAATGACCGCTGAACAATATGAAGAAATGATTAAAGAAGATTAA
- a CDS encoding O-acetylhomoserine aminocarboxypropyltransferase/cysteine synthase family protein → MTEKQKNYRLETLGVHGGLSPDPVTGARAVPIYQNNAYQFKNTEHAANLFALKEQGYIYTRIHNPTVTVFEERVALLEGGVGALALASGQAAITLAILNIAHAGDEIVAASNLYGGTYNLFTVTLPKYGINVKLVDATDPENFRKAITEKTKAVFAETIGNPSLRVLDIEKVANIAHEAGIPLIIDNTFATPYLCRPIEHGADIVIHSATKWIVGNGTTLGGIIVDGGKFDWNSPKFPGFTEPDPSYHNIVYSEALGPLAYIVKARVQLLRDMGPALSPQNAFQFTLGLETLHVRMKEHVANAQKIVSYLENHPAVKWVLYPGHESHPDKALAEKYLPKGAGSIVVFGIEGGREAGAKLINSLTLWAHVANVGDAKSLIIHPASTTHQQLDAEGLKAAGVSEDLIRLSVGIEHVDDLIEDLEQAIQTATGITSLSAKV, encoded by the coding sequence ATGACGGAAAAACAAAAGAATTATCGCCTTGAAACATTAGGAGTTCACGGAGGATTGTCCCCTGATCCGGTAACAGGGGCAAGAGCTGTACCTATTTATCAAAATAACGCATATCAATTTAAGAATACAGAGCATGCTGCAAATCTATTTGCTTTAAAAGAGCAGGGCTATATATATACGCGGATTCACAATCCAACTGTTACAGTATTCGAAGAAAGGGTTGCATTGCTAGAAGGCGGTGTAGGAGCATTGGCACTTGCCAGCGGACAGGCTGCCATTACGCTCGCTATCTTAAATATTGCCCATGCAGGAGATGAAATTGTAGCAGCATCCAATTTATACGGAGGAACATATAACCTTTTTACCGTAACGCTTCCGAAATATGGGATCAATGTTAAATTGGTTGACGCTACGGATCCGGAAAATTTTCGCAAAGCCATAACGGAAAAAACAAAGGCTGTTTTTGCTGAAACAATCGGAAACCCTTCTTTAAGAGTTCTGGACATTGAAAAAGTTGCAAATATTGCCCATGAAGCGGGAATTCCGTTAATTATTGATAATACATTTGCTACTCCATACCTTTGCCGTCCAATCGAGCATGGAGCTGATATTGTCATTCATTCTGCAACAAAATGGATTGTTGGAAATGGAACAACATTAGGCGGAATTATTGTGGATGGAGGAAAATTCGATTGGAATTCTCCGAAATTCCCTGGTTTCACTGAACCAGATCCAAGCTACCATAATATTGTTTACAGTGAGGCGCTTGGTCCTCTCGCTTATATTGTAAAAGCCCGTGTTCAGCTTCTTAGAGATATGGGTCCAGCATTAAGCCCGCAAAATGCTTTTCAATTCACGTTGGGACTGGAGACCCTGCATGTGCGGATGAAAGAACACGTTGCAAACGCACAAAAAATCGTCAGCTACTTGGAAAATCATCCGGCTGTAAAATGGGTTCTGTATCCTGGACATGAAAGCCATCCTGATAAAGCTCTTGCAGAAAAGTATCTGCCAAAAGGGGCTGGCTCGATCGTTGTTTTCGGAATCGAAGGAGGACGTGAAGCTGGCGCCAAACTGATCAATTCTCTAACACTTTGGGCGCATGTAGCAAATGTCGGCGATGCAAAAAGTTTAATTATTCATCCGGCAAGCACTACTCATCAGCAGTTGGATGCTGAAGGATTAAAAGCAGCCGGGGTTTCAGAGGATCTTATCCGTCTTTCAGTCGGGATCGAGCATGTGGATGATTTAATCGAAGATCTTGAGCAGGCAATTCAAACTGCAACAGGTATTACATCACTATCCGCAAAAGTTTAA
- a CDS encoding toprim domain-containing protein — MIEDKIEKVLIVEGKSDKRKVKSIVKEPVEIFCTNGTISMTKLDEWIDLFFEKDVYILVDSDEAGEKLRKLLKREFPHAEHIYIDKMYREVATAPVHHLATVLLGANIDVHAQYLKKEDYF; from the coding sequence ATGATCGAAGACAAAATTGAGAAAGTTTTAATTGTTGAGGGGAAATCTGATAAAAGAAAAGTCAAAAGCATTGTAAAGGAGCCTGTTGAAATTTTTTGTACGAATGGAACAATCAGTATGACAAAGCTAGACGAATGGATTGATCTCTTTTTTGAAAAAGATGTTTATATACTTGTTGATTCAGATGAAGCGGGAGAAAAATTGCGCAAGCTATTAAAAAGGGAATTCCCTCACGCTGAACATATATATATAGACAAGATGTACAGGGAAGTTGCGACTGCTCCAGTCCATCATTTGGCTACCGTACTATTGGGAGCTAACATCGATGTTCACGCTCAATACTTAAAAAAGGAAGATTATTTTTAA
- a CDS encoding thioredoxin family protein, translated as MKEWTHQDIKNLVKDKKTAVIYFYTPLCGTCQVGGRMLEVVSELLPEIPFGKADLNYMSELAKELSIESVPCLLLAKDGEWVEKIYALHSVPYLLDKIKTTIY; from the coding sequence ATGAAGGAATGGACACATCAAGATATTAAAAATTTAGTAAAAGATAAAAAAACAGCAGTCATCTATTTTTATACTCCTTTATGCGGAACGTGCCAGGTCGGAGGCAGGATGCTTGAAGTTGTGTCTGAATTACTGCCGGAAATTCCCTTCGGTAAAGCAGATTTAAATTACATGTCTGAACTTGCTAAAGAGCTTTCAATAGAAAGTGTACCATGTTTGCTGTTAGCAAAGGATGGAGAATGGGTGGAAAAAATATATGCCCTTCATTCTGTGCCTTATTTATTGGATAAAATCAAAACTACAATATATTAA